In Acidovorax sp. GBBC 1281, a single window of DNA contains:
- a CDS encoding methyl-accepting chemotaxis protein, with product MNFQNLSVGRKLWLIILGLMGSMLLLVYALVNYTARVDAETTALVQANEDRISLALRWKGMTQLAVERVVVSAVTTDEVLSTRMKALVKNDIAAITEIQKKIIAQAVAPEEKAQLERVSAERAAVLKITAQAQEGRVDIDATRKLVDDALLPAVAKYIQTQETFVEQQEGQREAAKAEGRRQREKAHWIGAAIAALVVLLGVFLAYLTVHSITQPLDRAVGLADAIAEGDLTVDVQDARKDELGHLLRSLSAMAARLRGVVAEVRSGVESVSSASTEIATGNQDLSARTEQTAANLEETAASMEELTATVTQSADTARQANQLASTAAQVAGRGGEVVGQVVTSMQQITDSSRKISDIIGVIDGIAFQTNILALNAAVEAARAGEQGRGFAVVASEVRSLAQRSAEAAKEIKLLIDTSVRNVESGSQQVAQAGQTMEEIVGSVQRVSDLIGEITASSTEQRDGIAQVNQAVSNLDQMTQQNAALVEQSSAAATAMRDQAQRLSQVVSVFNVGAVAVARAPIPAPARPAAPRPAPAVALNRSAAAPARVPAAAAPAALAAPVPRAGAAAPAKPTKPAAAAAPRAPSAKAPAAPAAAPRAASAAAAPRPVAARSASGSEDDWETF from the coding sequence ATGAACTTCCAGAACCTTTCCGTTGGCCGCAAGCTGTGGCTCATCATCCTTGGCCTCATGGGCAGCATGCTGTTGCTGGTCTATGCCCTCGTGAACTACACGGCCCGCGTGGATGCCGAAACCACCGCCCTGGTCCAGGCCAACGAGGACCGCATCTCGCTGGCCTTGCGCTGGAAGGGCATGACGCAGCTGGCCGTGGAGCGCGTGGTGGTGAGCGCGGTCACCACCGACGAGGTGCTGAGCACCCGCATGAAGGCGCTGGTCAAGAACGACATCGCCGCCATCACCGAGATCCAGAAGAAGATCATCGCGCAGGCCGTGGCGCCCGAGGAAAAGGCCCAGCTCGAACGCGTCTCCGCCGAGCGCGCCGCCGTGCTCAAGATCACCGCCCAGGCGCAGGAGGGCCGTGTGGACATCGACGCCACCCGCAAGCTCGTGGACGACGCGTTGCTGCCCGCCGTCGCCAAATACATCCAGACCCAGGAGACCTTCGTCGAGCAGCAGGAGGGCCAGCGTGAAGCGGCCAAGGCCGAGGGCCGGCGCCAGCGGGAGAAGGCCCACTGGATCGGCGCGGCGATTGCTGCCCTGGTGGTGTTGCTGGGCGTGTTCCTGGCGTACCTCACGGTGCACTCGATCACCCAGCCGCTGGACCGCGCCGTGGGCCTGGCCGACGCCATCGCGGAGGGCGACCTGACCGTCGACGTGCAGGACGCGCGCAAGGATGAGCTGGGCCACCTGCTGCGCTCGCTGTCCGCCATGGCGGCGCGCCTGCGCGGCGTGGTGGCCGAGGTGCGCTCGGGCGTGGAGTCGGTGTCTTCCGCCTCCACCGAGATCGCCACCGGCAACCAGGATTTGTCCGCCCGCACCGAACAGACCGCCGCCAACCTTGAGGAGACGGCGGCCAGCATGGAAGAGCTGACCGCCACCGTCACCCAGTCCGCCGACACCGCGCGCCAGGCCAACCAGCTCGCGTCCACGGCGGCGCAAGTGGCCGGGCGGGGCGGCGAAGTGGTGGGCCAGGTGGTGACCAGCATGCAGCAGATCACCGACAGCTCGCGCAAGATCAGCGACATCATCGGCGTGATCGACGGCATCGCCTTCCAGACCAACATCCTGGCGTTGAACGCGGCCGTGGAAGCCGCCCGCGCGGGCGAGCAGGGCCGGGGCTTCGCCGTAGTGGCGTCGGAGGTGCGCAGCCTGGCGCAGCGCTCGGCCGAGGCGGCCAAGGAGATCAAGCTGCTGATCGACACCTCCGTGCGCAACGTGGAGTCGGGCTCGCAGCAGGTGGCGCAGGCCGGCCAGACCATGGAGGAGATCGTCGGCAGCGTCCAGCGCGTGTCCGACCTGATCGGCGAGATCACCGCGTCGTCCACCGAGCAGCGCGACGGCATCGCCCAGGTCAACCAGGCCGTGAGCAACCTGGACCAGATGACCCAGCAGAACGCCGCGCTGGTGGAGCAGTCGAGCGCCGCCGCCACGGCGATGCGCGACCAGGCGCAGCGGCTGTCGCAGGTGGTGTCGGTGTTCAACGTGGGGGCGGTGGCCGTGGCGAGGGCGCCGATCCCGGCCCCCGCACGGCCTGCCGCGCCGCGCCCGGCGCCTGCCGTTGCGCTGAACCGCTCGGCCGCAGCGCCGGCACGCGTCCCGGCAGCCGCTGCTCCGGCAGCGCTCGCCGCGCCGGTTCCCCGCGCCGGCGCGGCGGCGCCCGCCAAACCTACCAAACCCGCTGCAGCGGCCGCGCCCCGGGCGCCTTCGGCCAAGGCGCCCGCTGCACCCGCAGCCGCGCCCCGCGCCGCCAGCGCCGCCGCAGCGCCTCGTCCGGTAGCGGCGCGGTCGGCGTCCGGC
- a CDS encoding 3',5'-nucleoside bisphosphate phosphatase gives MSILLNADLHCHSVVSDGTLTPEELAARAHANGVQLWALTDHDEIGGQHRAMAAAASHGLPYLTGVEISVTFADTTVHIVGLGFDPDDRQLGQGLAATRGGRGERAMEMSRQLAQVGIRGAYEGALRYVGNPELISRTHFARFLVETGVCRDTSEVFRKYLTEGKPGYVPHRWAALGDAVRWICEAGGMAVIAHPARYKFSANAEYALFTEFIQHGGRGVEVVTGSHSVPEYGVYAAMATEFKLAASRGSDFHSPDESHTDLGALPSLPGALTPVWDLLADRIHTAA, from the coding sequence GTGTCCATCCTTCTCAACGCCGACCTGCATTGCCATTCCGTGGTTTCCGACGGCACGCTCACGCCCGAGGAACTGGCCGCCCGGGCACACGCCAACGGCGTGCAACTGTGGGCCCTGACGGACCACGACGAGATCGGCGGCCAGCACCGCGCCATGGCCGCCGCCGCATCGCACGGCCTGCCCTACCTCACCGGCGTGGAGATCTCGGTCACCTTCGCCGACACCACCGTGCACATCGTCGGCCTGGGGTTCGATCCGGACGACCGGCAGCTCGGCCAGGGCCTGGCCGCCACGCGCGGCGGGCGCGGCGAGCGCGCGATGGAAATGTCCCGCCAGCTGGCCCAGGTGGGCATCCGCGGTGCCTACGAGGGCGCGCTGCGCTACGTGGGCAACCCGGAACTCATCTCCCGCACCCATTTCGCGCGCTTTCTGGTGGAAACCGGCGTGTGCCGCGACACCTCCGAGGTGTTCCGCAAATACCTCACCGAAGGCAAGCCCGGCTACGTGCCGCACCGCTGGGCCGCGCTCGGCGATGCGGTGCGCTGGATCTGCGAGGCCGGCGGCATGGCCGTCATCGCCCATCCGGCCCGCTACAAGTTCAGCGCGAATGCCGAGTACGCGCTCTTCACCGAATTCATCCAGCATGGCGGCCGGGGGGTGGAGGTGGTGACCGGCAGCCATTCCGTGCCCGAATACGGGGTGTATGCCGCCATGGCCACCGAATTCAAGCTCGCCGCATCGCGCGGCAGCGACTTCCACAGCCCGGACGAATCGCACACCGACCTGGGCGCCCTGCCCTCGCTGCCCGGCGCATTGACCCCCGTGTGGGACCTGTTGGCAGACCGCATCCACACCGCCGCCTGA
- a CDS encoding L-threonylcarbamoyladenylate synthase has protein sequence MAQYFEVHPDNPQPRLLKQGAALLKQGAVLAVPTDSSYALVCQLDDKAAVDRLRRIRQVDEKHHLTLLCRDLSELANYARVDNRQYRLLKLATPGPYTFILDATKEVPRRVSHPQRKTIGLRVPDRKGLQLLLELHGAPLLATTFIAPGETLPLNDPREIRERYEHQIDAVVDAGACPLEPTTVVDLTDMYDGGEPRVVREGRGSLQALGL, from the coding sequence TTGGCCCAGTATTTCGAAGTCCACCCCGACAACCCGCAACCCCGGCTGCTCAAGCAGGGCGCCGCGCTGCTCAAGCAAGGCGCGGTGCTGGCCGTGCCCACCGACTCCAGCTACGCCCTGGTGTGCCAACTGGACGACAAGGCGGCCGTGGACCGCCTGCGCCGCATCCGGCAGGTGGACGAAAAGCACCACCTCACCCTGCTGTGCCGCGACCTGTCGGAGCTGGCCAACTATGCCCGCGTGGACAACCGGCAGTACCGCCTGCTCAAGCTGGCAACGCCTGGTCCCTACACCTTCATCCTGGACGCCACCAAGGAAGTGCCCCGCCGCGTGAGCCATCCGCAGCGCAAGACCATCGGCCTGCGCGTGCCGGACCGCAAGGGCCTGCAACTGCTGCTGGAGCTGCACGGCGCGCCGCTACTGGCCACCACCTTCATCGCGCCGGGCGAAACCCTGCCGTTGAACGACCCGCGCGAGATCCGCGAGCGCTACGAGCACCAGATCGATGCCGTCGTCGATGCGGGCGCCTGCCCGCTGGAGCCCACCACCGTGGTGGACCTGACCGACATGTACGACGGCGGCGAACCGCGGGTGGTGCGCGAGGGCCGCGGCAGCCTGCAGGCGCTGGGACTCTGA
- a CDS encoding methyl-accepting chemotaxis protein: MGLDRLKIGTRLVLAFGALAALMALLVVVGLTDIGRAQASHRAALQLAGGLADAQRMPLVQAVQAAQGQLDDVRVWLLVLGGLVFAVAIAAFLLLRQGIVSPLAQAIVIAETVAAGDLSKEFSSDLQGDFGRLLGALGTMEDTLTELVSRIKQSTDAITLCAGDIDSGNSDLSRRTQEQVSSLTETAASMAQLTSTVRQNADRARSASGLAVAASATAERGGAVVGEVVQTMQAISGSSHKIVDIIQVIEGIAFQTNILALNAAVEAARAGEQGRGFAVVASEVRSLAQRSAVAAREIRTLIQESVQQVQNGTGLVGQAGKTMQEIVHDVGQVTALLGEISHALHEQSDGIAHVNQAVAHMDGATQQNAAMVEAAARAASVLSERANDLQRAVGAFKLDDDDTPALGSPGHHGPSALRLPG, encoded by the coding sequence ATGGGCTTGGACAGGCTGAAGATTGGTACGCGGCTGGTGCTGGCGTTCGGGGCGCTCGCGGCGCTGATGGCGCTGCTGGTGGTCGTGGGGCTCACCGACATCGGGCGGGCGCAGGCGTCGCACCGCGCGGCATTGCAACTGGCGGGCGGCCTGGCCGACGCGCAGCGAATGCCGCTGGTGCAGGCCGTTCAGGCAGCGCAAGGGCAGCTGGACGACGTGCGGGTATGGCTGCTGGTGCTGGGCGGGCTGGTGTTCGCGGTGGCCATTGCCGCGTTCCTGCTGCTGCGCCAGGGCATCGTGAGCCCCCTGGCCCAGGCCATCGTCATCGCCGAAACCGTGGCGGCGGGCGACCTGAGCAAGGAGTTCAGCTCCGACCTGCAGGGCGATTTCGGGCGGCTGCTCGGGGCGCTGGGCACGATGGAAGACACCTTGACCGAGCTGGTCTCGCGCATCAAGCAGTCCACCGATGCGATCACGCTGTGCGCGGGCGACATCGATTCGGGCAATTCCGATCTGTCGCGCCGCACGCAGGAGCAGGTGTCCTCCCTGACCGAGACAGCCGCGAGCATGGCGCAGCTCACCTCCACCGTGCGCCAGAACGCCGACCGGGCACGCTCCGCCAGCGGGCTGGCCGTGGCCGCGTCCGCCACGGCCGAGCGCGGCGGGGCGGTGGTGGGCGAGGTGGTGCAGACCATGCAGGCCATCAGCGGCAGCTCGCACAAGATCGTGGACATCATCCAGGTGATCGAGGGCATCGCCTTCCAGACCAACATCCTGGCGCTCAACGCCGCCGTGGAAGCCGCCCGCGCGGGCGAGCAGGGCCGCGGCTTCGCGGTGGTGGCCTCCGAGGTGCGCAGCCTGGCCCAGCGCAGCGCCGTGGCGGCGCGCGAGATCCGCACGCTGATCCAGGAGTCCGTGCAGCAGGTGCAGAACGGCACCGGCCTGGTCGGCCAGGCGGGCAAGACGATGCAGGAGATCGTGCACGACGTGGGGCAGGTCACCGCCCTGCTGGGTGAGATTTCGCACGCCCTGCACGAGCAGAGCGACGGCATCGCCCATGTGAACCAGGCGGTCGCGCACATGGATGGCGCCACGCAGCAGAACGCGGCGATGGTGGAGGCGGCGGCGCGGGCCGCGTCGGTGCTGTCGGAACGCGCGAACGACCTGCAGCGTGCCGTGGGCGCGTTCAAGCTGGACGATGACGACACGCCCGCCCTGGGCTCGCCCGGCCATCACGGCCCGTCCGCGCTGCGCCTGCCGGGCTGA
- a CDS encoding site-2 protease family protein, with translation MDFSNLIQTVLIYALPVLFAITVHEAAHGYAARHFGDQTAFMMGRITLNPLKHIDPVGTILMPLLLYFATSGAFLFGYAKPVPVNFGNLRNPKRDMIWVALAGPASNFFQAILWAVFLIALVGFGVQERFFLEMARAGMLVNLVMWAFNLFPLPPLDGGRILVGLLPWKQAQMVSRIEPYGFFIVLALVVAGVVGAVWLRPLMSLGYSAINLLLTPLMAMLR, from the coding sequence GTGGACTTCTCCAACCTCATCCAAACCGTTCTCATCTACGCACTGCCGGTGCTCTTCGCGATCACGGTGCACGAAGCCGCCCATGGCTACGCCGCGCGCCACTTCGGCGACCAGACCGCGTTCATGATGGGCCGCATCACGCTCAACCCGCTCAAGCACATCGACCCGGTCGGCACGATCCTCATGCCGCTGCTGCTGTACTTCGCCACGTCGGGGGCATTTCTGTTCGGCTACGCCAAGCCGGTGCCGGTGAATTTCGGCAACCTGCGCAACCCCAAGCGCGACATGATCTGGGTCGCGCTGGCGGGGCCGGCCTCCAATTTCTTCCAGGCCATCCTGTGGGCGGTGTTCCTCATCGCGTTGGTCGGCTTCGGCGTGCAGGAGCGCTTTTTCCTGGAGATGGCGCGCGCCGGCATGCTGGTCAACCTCGTCATGTGGGCCTTCAACCTGTTTCCGCTGCCGCCGCTGGACGGCGGGCGCATCCTGGTCGGCCTGCTGCCCTGGAAACAGGCGCAAATGGTGTCGCGCATCGAGCCCTACGGCTTCTTCATCGTGCTGGCCCTGGTCGTGGCCGGCGTGGTGGGTGCGGTCTGGCTGCGCCCGCTCATGTCGCTGGGCTACTCGGCCATCAACCTGCTGCTGACGCCCCTGATGGCGATGCTGCGCTGA
- a CDS encoding tryptophan--tRNA ligase, with product MTTTRFLTGITTTGTPHLGNFVGSIRPSVAASLQPGVQSFYFLADYHALIKCEDPVRIQRSTLEIAASWLAAGLNPEHVTFYRQSDIPEIPELNWLLSCVTGKGVLNRAHAYKASQDKNTAAGREADDGVTAGLFMYPVLMGADILLFKAHKVPVGRDQVQHIEMARDMAASFNHLYGERFVLPEAAIDEHVATLPGLDGRKMSKSYDNTIPLFSSREQLRKLIGGILTDSRAPGEPKDTEGSALFQIYQAFATEAETTALRRQYAEGIAWGDAKQVLFERVDQVIAPMRARYEALMADPSQIEDTLLAGAERARAIATPFMRDLRGAVGLRSLRIAAVAAPAQAKPAKAALPSFKQYREADGKFYFKLVAADGRVLLQSTGFDAPRDAGQAIARLQKESGALQALTACLVPQQGVEDREVDEALQALITAAAE from the coding sequence ATGACCACCACGCGCTTTCTCACCGGCATCACCACCACGGGCACGCCGCACCTGGGCAACTTCGTCGGGTCCATCCGCCCCTCCGTCGCGGCCAGCCTGCAGCCAGGCGTGCAGAGCTTTTACTTTCTGGCCGACTACCACGCGCTCATCAAGTGCGAAGACCCGGTGCGCATCCAGCGGTCCACGCTGGAGATCGCCGCCAGCTGGCTCGCCGCCGGGCTGAACCCCGAGCACGTCACCTTCTACCGCCAGTCCGACATTCCGGAAATCCCCGAACTCAACTGGCTGCTCAGCTGCGTGACCGGCAAGGGCGTGCTCAACCGTGCCCATGCCTACAAGGCGTCGCAGGACAAGAACACCGCCGCCGGCCGCGAGGCCGATGACGGGGTGACCGCCGGCCTGTTCATGTACCCCGTGCTCATGGGCGCCGACATTCTGCTGTTCAAGGCCCACAAGGTGCCCGTGGGCCGCGACCAGGTGCAGCACATCGAGATGGCGCGCGACATGGCGGCCAGTTTCAACCACCTGTACGGCGAGCGCTTCGTGCTGCCCGAGGCCGCCATCGACGAGCACGTGGCCACCCTGCCGGGCCTCGACGGCCGCAAGATGAGCAAGAGCTACGACAACACCATCCCGCTGTTCTCGTCGCGCGAACAGCTACGCAAGCTCATCGGCGGCATCCTCACCGACTCGCGCGCGCCCGGCGAACCCAAGGACACCGAGGGCTCGGCCCTGTTCCAGATCTACCAGGCCTTCGCCACCGAGGCGGAGACCACCGCGCTGCGCCGGCAATACGCCGAAGGCATCGCCTGGGGCGACGCCAAGCAGGTGCTGTTCGAACGCGTGGACCAGGTCATCGCCCCGATGCGCGCGCGCTACGAAGCGCTGATGGCCGACCCCTCGCAGATCGAAGACACCCTGCTGGCCGGCGCCGAACGCGCACGGGCCATTGCCACGCCGTTCATGCGCGACCTGCGCGGGGCCGTGGGGCTGCGCAGCCTGCGCATTGCCGCAGTGGCGGCGCCGGCACAGGCCAAGCCCGCCAAGGCGGCGCTGCCGTCGTTCAAGCAGTACCGCGAGGCGGACGGCAAGTTCTACTTCAAGCTAGTCGCGGCGGATGGCCGGGTGCTGCTGCAAAGCACCGGCTTCGATGCGCCGCGCGATGCGGGGCAGGCCATTGCACGGCTGCAGAAGGAATCGGGAGCACTCCAGGCGCTGACAGCCTGCCTGGTGCCGCAGCAGGGGGTCGAGGACCGCGAAGTGGACGAGGCCCTGCAGGCATTGATCACCGCAGCGGCGGAGTGA
- a CDS encoding RNA 2'-phosphotransferase: MSTKPLAETSKFLSYVLRHEPQSIGLTLDREGWAPIDALIAAAALHGRALDRALIEQVVITSDKKRFSISEDGSRIRAVQGHSTPTVSIRMEEKTPPAVLYHGTATRFLESIRQQGLLPGSRHHVHLSEDAQTATSVGQRYGQPVVLSIAAATMHGQGHRFYQADNGVWLTANVPADFIDFAPANRGQR, translated from the coding sequence ATGAGCACCAAGCCACTCGCCGAAACCAGCAAGTTTCTCAGCTACGTTCTGCGCCATGAACCCCAATCCATCGGGCTGACCCTGGATCGCGAGGGCTGGGCCCCCATCGACGCATTGATCGCGGCGGCGGCCCTGCACGGTCGCGCACTGGACCGTGCATTGATCGAGCAGGTCGTCATCACCAGCGACAAAAAACGGTTTTCGATTTCGGAAGATGGCTCCCGCATCCGGGCGGTGCAAGGGCACTCCACCCCTACCGTGTCGATCCGCATGGAGGAAAAGACGCCGCCCGCTGTTCTGTACCACGGCACTGCGACCCGGTTTCTGGAGTCGATCCGCCAGCAAGGATTGCTGCCGGGTTCGCGGCACCATGTGCATCTTTCAGAGGATGCGCAGACCGCGACCAGCGTGGGGCAGCGATACGGGCAACCCGTGGTGCTGTCCATCGCAGCGGCTACCATGCACGGCCAAGGGCACCGGTTCTACCAAGCAGACAATGGCGTCTGGCTCACGGCGAATGTGCCGGCCGACTTCATTGACTTCGCGCCGGCAAACCGCGGTCAACGCTGA
- a CDS encoding SDR family NAD(P)-dependent oxidoreductase — protein MAERKPFAGGVALVTGGAGGLGRAISARLIQRGMRCLLVDIDQQALDRAVQALGPLAMAHVADLTDPTARQLLVQQVQARWGRLDLLVNNAGMVGTTPFEQRGQDSIRNELELNLMAPLLLTHSLLPLLQCTGDGRVVSIVSLGGMFPLPESTVYSASKFGLRGAMLCLGLDGARLGVRFSIVNPSATETPMLMREAIHGGNKLQFMDPPQMPDEVALQVMRCLDQSCLERFVRPAESWTVRLAMLLPNCLARALPLFQRRAERGHQRYLDSLVARGLVRQEEGVWVCVADARR, from the coding sequence ATGGCTGAGCGCAAGCCTTTCGCCGGCGGGGTTGCCTTGGTGACCGGCGGCGCCGGTGGATTGGGGCGGGCGATCAGCGCGCGGCTGATCCAGCGGGGAATGCGCTGCCTGCTGGTCGATATCGACCAGCAGGCGCTGGACCGGGCCGTTCAGGCGCTGGGTCCGCTGGCCATGGCGCACGTTGCCGATCTGACCGACCCGACGGCCCGGCAGCTTCTGGTGCAACAGGTGCAGGCCCGGTGGGGCCGGCTGGACCTGCTGGTGAACAACGCGGGCATGGTGGGCACGACCCCGTTCGAGCAGCGCGGCCAGGATTCCATCCGCAACGAGCTGGAGTTGAACCTGATGGCGCCGCTGCTGCTCACCCACAGCCTGCTGCCGTTGCTCCAGTGCACGGGCGACGGCCGGGTGGTGAGCATCGTGTCGCTCGGCGGCATGTTTCCGTTGCCGGAGTCCACCGTGTATTCCGCAAGCAAGTTCGGGCTGCGTGGCGCCATGCTGTGCCTGGGGCTGGACGGCGCGCGGCTCGGGGTGCGGTTTTCCATCGTGAACCCTTCGGCCACCGAGACCCCGATGCTGATGCGCGAAGCGATACACGGGGGCAACAAGCTGCAGTTCATGGACCCGCCCCAGATGCCCGACGAGGTGGCGCTGCAGGTGATGCGCTGCCTGGACCAGTCTTGCCTGGAGCGCTTCGTGCGGCCTGCCGAGTCCTGGACGGTGCGGCTGGCGATGCTGCTCCCCAATTGCCTGGCGCGGGCGCTGCCCCTGTTCCAGCGCAGGGCCGAGCGGGGCCACCAGCGGTACCTGGATTCGCTGGTCGCGCGTGGGCTCGTGCGCCAGGAAGAGGGCGTGTGGGTATGCGTTGCCGATGCCCGCCGCTGA
- a CDS encoding IS5 family transposase translates to MTPRSALKFDLFAEASRQHKRDEVGDPLQVIARHIDFAELARLVDALIERGGGRRGGRPAYPTEVMVRILVLKRLYNLSDEQMEYQLLDRGSYQRFCLLQDAMNVPDRKTIWRFGERLGVGGATALFQGVDAQLQRHGYIARGGQAIDATLVPAPRQHIGQQERRTLAQGGQPDWSQARRRQKDVEATHTKKHGKSHFGYKLSVSVDLKHGFIRRLATGTASEHDGHHFDEVLDMHNTGRAVHADKAYPSRQRCQMLKVLGFVDAMQRRAQAGRPQSECQKGRNQRIAKKRAKVEHVFAGIRHLGGKFVRTIGQARATVGMTMMAACYNMKRLAWFLHRGVDAFFKPATGKAQVRLQTVKA, encoded by the coding sequence ATCACTCCCCGTAGCGCCCTGAAGTTCGACCTGTTCGCTGAGGCCTCGCGCCAACACAAGAGAGATGAGGTGGGCGATCCGCTGCAGGTGATCGCGCGGCACATCGACTTCGCAGAACTGGCCCGGCTGGTGGATGCCTTGATCGAACGCGGGGGTGGCCGCCGGGGCGGTCGGCCCGCCTACCCCACCGAGGTGATGGTGCGCATCCTGGTGTTGAAGCGGCTGTACAACCTGTCCGATGAGCAGATGGAGTATCAGTTGCTGGACCGGGGGAGCTACCAGCGGTTTTGCCTGTTGCAGGATGCGATGAACGTGCCGGACCGCAAAACGATCTGGCGCTTTGGCGAGCGCCTTGGCGTGGGCGGGGCAACGGCCTTGTTCCAGGGGGTGGATGCCCAACTGCAGCGCCACGGCTACATCGCCCGGGGCGGGCAAGCCATTGATGCCACGCTGGTGCCCGCGCCCCGACAGCACATCGGCCAGCAGGAGCGGCGAACGCTGGCACAAGGCGGGCAGCCGGACTGGAGCCAAGCGCGACGCAGGCAAAAGGATGTGGAGGCCACGCACACGAAGAAGCACGGCAAAAGCCACTTCGGCTACAAGCTCAGCGTGAGCGTGGACCTCAAGCACGGCTTCATCCGCCGCCTCGCCACGGGCACGGCCAGCGAGCACGACGGGCACCACTTCGATGAGGTGCTGGACATGCACAACACCGGGCGGGCAGTGCATGCGGACAAAGCCTACCCGAGCCGCCAAAGGTGCCAGATGCTGAAAGTGCTGGGATTCGTGGATGCGATGCAGCGCCGTGCGCAGGCGGGCCGACCACAGAGCGAATGCCAGAAGGGGCGCAACCAGCGCATCGCAAAGAAACGAGCCAAGGTGGAGCACGTGTTCGCCGGTATCCGCCACCTGGGGGGCAAGTTCGTGCGCACCATCGGACAGGCGCGCGCCACGGTGGGGATGACGATGATGGCCGCCTGCTACAACATGAAGCGACTGGCCTGGTTCCTGCATCGGGGCGTGGATGCTTTCTTCAAGCCCGCCACTGGCAAGGCACAAGTGCGCCTGCAAACGGTGAAAGCCTGA